A single region of the Peromyscus eremicus chromosome 16_21, PerEre_H2_v1, whole genome shotgun sequence genome encodes:
- the LOC131926105 gene encoding sperm motility kinase X-like: protein MARPLEENILEKDFRILTSLASGGFGEVKLACHLPTHTQVAVKVLEKKKNSLTDINTEVEILQSVEHRNIVHFFHVVDTSSTTYLIMEYVSGKDLDMFLGDRDFLKEDEVRPIFQQVVSGVHFLHQKRIAHRDIKLENVLIDGAGNVKLCDFGMARQLAEGQMLEEFYGTLVYLAPEILARKPYDGLVGDMWSLGVLLYVLVTGQFPHEETTFEGMYRVITTTKYPIPYHLSKPCIILIEQLLMVPNQHRITICQLQESGWLGNIKEHAAPETKEILPKVMETMCTMGYTHEEIVSSLNHKQPNNLMATFNILKYKLSCWDSHQQYQDPCLNGNTEGAFQPLLPLKRKASEPAFPTSIGDGKRRKIHHSQ from the coding sequence ATGGCAAGACCCTTGGAAGAAAACATCCTTGAAAAGGATTTCAGGATCTTAACATCTCTAGCCTCTGGTGGATTTGGGGAGGTGAAGCTTGCCTGCCAtcttcctacacatacacagGTGGCTGTCAAGGtcctggagaagaaaaagaattctctgACTGACATCAACACTGAAGTAGAGATACTTCAATCTGTGGAACACAGAAACATAGTTCATTTCTTTCATGTTGTTGACACAAGTTCAACAACTTATCTGATCATGGAATATGTTTCAGGAAAGGACCTGGATATGTTCCTTGGGGACAGAGACTTTCTAAAGGAGGATGAGGTCAGACCAATATTCCAACAGGTCGTTTCAGGGGTTCATTTTCTCCACCAAAAACGAATTGCCCATCGTGATATTAAATTGGAAAATGTCCTTATTGACGGAGCTGGCAATGTCAAGCTCTGTGACTTTGGTATGGCCAGACAGCTGGCAGAGGGGCAGATGTTGGAGGAATTTTATGGCACCTTGGTCTATTTGGCTCCAGAGATTTTGGCAAGGAAACCGTATGATGGACTGGTGGGGGATATGTGGAGCTTGGGAGTCCTCCTATATGTACTGGTCACAGGACAATTTCCACATGAAGAAACCACCTTTGAAGGTATGTACAGGGTCATCACCACCACAAAGTATCCCATTCCTTACCACTTGTCAAAACCCTGCATCATCCTCATTGAACAATTACTCATGGTCCCCAACCAGCACAGAATAACCATATGTCAGCTCCAGGAAAGCGGATGGCTGGGCAACATTAAAGAACATGCAGCACCTGAAACTAAGGAAATCCTTCCGAAGGTCATGGAGACAATGTGCACCATGGGCTACACCCATGAGGAGATTGTATCATCTCTGAACCACAAGCAACCCAATAACCTAATGGCAACCTTCAATATCCTCAAATACAAACTGAGCTGTTGGGATAGCCATCAGCAGTATCAGGATCCCTGCTTAAATGGCAACACTGAAGGTGCCTTTCAGCCCTTACTCCCTTTGAAGAGAAAAGCCAGTGAACCTGCCTTTCCAACAAGTATAGGagatgggaagagacgcaagaTACACCATTCTCAATAG